The proteins below come from a single Micropterus dolomieu isolate WLL.071019.BEF.003 ecotype Adirondacks linkage group LG05, ASM2129224v1, whole genome shotgun sequence genomic window:
- the LOC123971698 gene encoding espin-like protein, with the protein MVLHRAVQAARAGDLAALRELASSGHLSPAITDAQGAGPVHHAARYGRVECLQFLVSELGLAADARALNKATPAHDAAATGHIRELQWLVDHGGCNIEDRDNAGATVLHLAARFGCVEVIKWLLSAGGVAEVETNCGAVPAHYAAANGDLTCLRLLLQQAPGCVNHQTGTGATPLYLACQEGHLHLVEYLVNDCGADVHLRAHDGMTCLHAAAHMGHQAVVVWLVTCTDVNLSSQDREGATALHFAASRGHYCILERLLHVGSKVIKDYWGGTPLHDAAENGELECCKILLANHANPTDQDIDGFTAADLAEYNGHHECARYLCAVEIKTACADKPIEVIAPAEEGVKVKPAVLLQCSREDYYGCLSNTCRDSYSSNTLMDSLKQPESEESPQARYPQLPVPSASPTPVQPERKAVNRIEQVQTATSVIKGFSQSKAAGSEITVSADKTILPDANLLPERKLLGDMKSIKSLKQSGISGVFTGQANKMVVLPTEEANLSDIDYLVPTHDERGRPIAEWKRQVMVRQLQARLLDEEDQRRKENGNRYAKVSWRYSQAHNAILGPSGELLAEDDLIYLEQQIANVSMQRNCEGYELELARLAEELRHILPAPIVNITVNTQFRNFTSQIPLPVWCGRISGIVKSMSLLMTNLTDQPYCKMPNTDLITVFSQTPDRQNSTRGRRESIEDEIHQFGVSVRTLKSNFETQNSPLSDEPEEAVVLSSSTQLEATESDKQPKVLSPASETDQNSDSGIDYDENVAETTSLRKERIVVLFLGHWKKSAYTVTLKSKDAAERKMSGGNPGVGEKSGSGRRGSEESAQSKMMNSSLGHFFKQRSAVNKMLGNWRSMISSVPSRQIRRLHRQKALYSPEQFLPRLDGVLMEYDNLTLDLFMLGYFHILELELPVDERKMRHLLCFEVFDHVGSFPWELVRDFHKAVIQDIEAGNREWKDGFEDIKVKFFGNTVSQSESTAEVVKHSLPEVRQVPKVIVQTPTPDEGMPHSGTDISSFSNEEICKYIDRSFAFWKEKEAEIFDFE; encoded by the exons ATGGTGCTTCATCGGGCCGTTCAGGCGGCTCGAGCAGGGGATCTTGCAGCCCTGAGGGAGCTAGCATCTTCCGGTCACCTCTCACCTGccatcactgatgctcagggtGCAGGCCCAGTGCACCACGCTGCCAGGTATGGACGCGTGGAGTGCCTGCAGTTCCTGGTGAGCGAGCTGGGGCTGGCAGCTGATGCCCGGGCCTTGAACAAGGCCACACCAGCACATGATGCAGCAGCTACTGGTCACATCCGGGAGCTGCAATGGCTGGTAGACCATGGAGGCTGCAACATTGAG GATAGGGATAATGCTGGTGCCACTGTGCTCCACCTTGCCGCCCGGTTCGGTTGTGTGGAGGTCATTAAGTGGCTGCTATCTGCTGGAGGAGTGGCAGAGGTGGAGACAAACTGTGGAGCTGTACCTGCTCACTACGCTGCAGCCAATGGGGACCTCACTTGCTTAAGACTACTCCTTCAGCAGGCACCTGG GTGTGTGAACCACCAGACAGGCACTGGTGCTACCCCGCTCTATTTGGCCTGCCAGGAAGGGCACCTGCATTTGGTAGAGTACCTTGTGAACGACTGCGGGGCTGACGTCCACCTGAGGGCCCACGATGGCATGACTTGCCTGCATGCCGCTGCTCACATGGGCCACCAGGCTGTGGTTGTGTGGCTG GTGACCTGCACTGATGTCAACCTGTCCAGCCAGGACAGAGAAGGAGCGACTGCTCTGCACTTTGCTGCCAGCAGAGGGCACTATTGCATCTTGGAGAGGCTGCTTCATGTGGGTTCCAAGGTCATCAAGGATTACTGGGGAGGGACCCCACTTCATGATGCTGCAGAGAATGGAGAGCTGGAG TGCTGTAAAATCCTGTTGGCCAATCATGCAAACCCTACAGACCAAGATATTGATGGGTTCACAGCAGCTGACTTGGCAGAGTACAATGGACACCATGAATGTGCCAGATATCTCTGTGCCGTGGAGATAAAA ACAGCCTGTGCAGATAAGCCCATTGAGGTAATTGCTCCGGCGGAGGAAGGAGTGAAGGTAAAGCCGGCCGTGTTGTTGCAGTGCAGCAGGGAGGACTACTACGGCTGCCTGAGCAACACATGCAGGGACAGTTACAGCAGTAACACACTAATGGATAGTTTAAAG CAACCTGAGAGTGAGGAGTCCCCGCAAGCTAGATACCCTCAACTCCCTGTTCCTTCTGCTTCACCCACACCTGTCCAGCCAGAGAGAAAAGCTGTCAACCGAATAGAGCAGGTTCAAACCGCAACATCTG TTATTAAGGGTTTCAGTCAGTCCAAGGCCGCTGGGAGTGAGATAACTGTCTCTGCTGATAAGACTATATTGCCTGATGCAAACCTCCTGCCTGAAAGAAAACTACTTGGCGACATGAAGTCCATTAAATCCTTGAAACAGTCAGGGATATCAGGAGTCTTCACTGGACAAGCA AACAAGATGGTGGTCCTGCCCACTGAAGAGGCCAACCTGTCGGACATCGACTACCTGGTGCCCACTCACGATGAGAGAGGCCGTCCCATTGCTGAGTGGAAGAGGCAAGTCATGGTGAGACAGCTGCAGGCCAGGCTGCTGGACGAGGAGGATCAGAGGAGGAAG GAAAATGGGAACAGATATGCCAAAGTAAGCTGGAGGTACTCCCAAGCCCACAATGCCATCCTGGGGCCCTCTGGTGAGTTGCTGGCTGAGGATGACCTCATCTATCTGGAGCAGCAGATTGCCAATGTCTCCATGCAGAGGAACTGTGAAGGCTACGAGCTGGAGCTCGCTCGTCTAGCTGAGGAGCTCAGGCACATCCTGCCAGCCCCCATAGTGAACATCACCGTCAACACACAATTCAGAAACTTCACAAGTCAAATTCCTCTACCTGTATGGTGCGGCCGCATCTCAGGCATCGTAAAGAGCATGTCTCTGCTCATGACCAACCTGACAGACCAGCCCTACTGCAAGATGCCCAACACCGACCTGATCACCGTGTTCTCTCAGacaccagacagacagaactCCACCAGGGGACGCAGGGAGAGCATAGAGGATGAAATCCATCAGTTCGGAGTGTCTGTAAGGACTCTTAAGTCTAATTTTGAGACACAGAACTCACCTTTGTCAGATGAGCCGGAGGAGGCCGTCGTGTTAAGTTCTTCCACACAGCTTGAGGCCACAGAGTCAGACAAACAGCCCAAAGTGTTGAGTCCGGCCTCAGAAACAGACCAGAACAGTGACTCCGGCATTGACTATGATGAAAATGTTGCAGAGACCACCAGCCTCAGAAAGGAGCGTATAGTCGTGCTGTTCTTAGGCCACTGGAAGAAATCTGCCTACACTGTGACACTGAAGAGCAAGGATgcagcagagaggaagatgaGTGGTGGAAACCCCGGGGTGGGCGAAAAATCCGGGTCGGGTCGCCGGGGCAGCGAGGAGAGCGCCCAGTCGAAGATGATGAACAGTTCTCTGGGACATTTCTTCAAGCAGAGGAGTGCTGTCAACAAGATGCTTGGAAACTGGAGAAGCATGATCTCCAGTGTCCCGTCCAGACAAATACGCAG GCTCCACAGGCAGAAAGCCCTCTACTCCCCAGAGCAGTTCCTACCTCGTCTGGATGGCGTGCTGATGGAATACGACAACCTGACCCTAGATCTCTTCATGCTTGGCTACTTTCACATCCTGGAGTTGGAGTTGCCTGTGGACGAACGTAAAATGAGGCACCTGCTGTGTTTTGAGGTTTTCGATCATGTGGGGAGCTTTCCCTGGGAGCTGGTCAGGGACTTTCATAAGGCTGTCATACAGGACATTGAAGCTGGAAACCGTGAGTGGAAGGACGGTTTTGAGGACATTAAAGTAAAGTTCTTTGGAAACACTGTGAGTCAGTCTGAAAGCACAGCAGAAGTGGTAAAACATAGCCTCCCAGAGGTTAGACAGGTCCCTAAAGTCATTGTGCAGACACCTACACCTGATGAGGGGATGCCCCACAGTGGAACTGACATTTCCAGTTTCAGCAATGAAGAAATTTGTAAATACATCGACCGTAGTTTTGCTttttggaaagagaaagaggcagagatTTTTGATTTTGAGTAG
- the scly gene encoding selenocysteine lyase isoform X1, translating into MHTGHLHITSQGMAEQSDDITSVKGHTFTGHTFHLYSEMSLDWIYMDYNATTPLEPEVIQAISEALQDAWGNPSSNYIAGAKAKAIINESRENVARMVGGKAEDIIFTSGGTEANNLVIHTAVEHFRRNCRASEQGEGHQNGSNGLPHIITSNVEHDSVKLAAERLQRDGKADVTYVPVSKGTARVDVEDVIAAVRPNTCLISIMLANNETGVIMPVQEICQRIKLLNKQHERLRILLHTDAAQALGKVRVDACELGVDYLTIVGHKFYAPRIGALYVKGPGTRTPLYPMLFGGGQERNFRPGTENTPMIAGLGKAAELVTSNLSDYESHMRSTKLYLEEQLKAVFKDRIHFNSHYPGSDILPNTCNVSILGPTLQGWRVLSHCTRLLASVGAACHSNSGDRPSHILLSCGVPSEVAANALRLSVGRRTTKADVDAVVEDLRETVQLLEEMD; encoded by the exons ATGCATACAGGACACCTTCATATCACTTCACAAG GTATGGCTGAACAATCTGATGACATCACCTCGGTAAAGGGTCACACCTTCACTGGCCATACCTTTCATCTTTATTCAGAAATGAGTCTGGACTG GATCTACATGGACTACAATGCCACTACTCCGCTGGAACCAGAAGTGATCCAGGCCATTTCGGAAGCCCTCCAGGATGCCTGGGGAAACCCGAGTAGCAATTATATAGCAG GCGCTAAAGCCAAGGCAATTATTAATGAGTCCAGAGAGAATGTGGCAAGAATGGTTGGAGGTAAAGCAGAAGACATCATTTTCACGTCAGGTGGAACAGAG GCCAATAACCTGGTGATCCATACTGCTGTAGAGCACTTCAGGAGAAACTGCAGGGCTTCAGAGCAAGGTGAAGGGCACCAGAATGGAAGCAATGGCCTTCCTCACATAATCACGTCTAACGTGGAACATGACTCGGTCAAACTGGCAGCTGAGCGCCTACAGAGAGATGGCAAGGCCG ATGTGACGTACGTCCCTGTGTCTAAGGGGACAGCACGTGTGGATGTGGAGGATGTCATTGCTGCGGTGCGTCCCAACACGTGTCTCATCTCTATTATGCTGGCCAACAATGAGACAGGAGTCATCATG CCAGTCCAAGAGATCTGCCAGAGGATAAAATTGCTCAACAAGCAGCATGAGCGGCTCAGGATCCTACTCCACACTGATGCTGCTCAGGCTCTGGGGAAAGTCCGAGTAGATGCCTGTGAACTGGGAGTGGATTACCTTACCATAGTGGGACACAAG TTCTATGCCCCTCGGATTGGTGCTTTGTACGTGAAAGGCCCTGGAACGAGAACGCCATTGTATCCGATGCTCTTTGGAGGAGGACAGGAAAGAAACTTCAGACCGGG CACAGAAAACACTCCAATGATTGCAGGTCTGGGAAAG GCTGCAGAACTGGTGACGTCTAATCTGTCAGATTATGAGAGTCACATGAGAAGTACCAAACTTTACTTGGAGGAACAACTGAAG GCCGTCTTTAAAGACAGGATCCACTTCAACAGCCATTACCCCGGCTCTGATATCCTCCCTAACACATGTAACGTGTCCATCCTGGGCCCAACATTACAAG gctGGAGGGTATTGTCCCACTGTACGAGGCTGTTGGCCAGTGTCGGTGCCGCCTGCCACTCAAACAGTGGAGACAG GCCTTCCCATATCCTTCTGAGCTGTGGCGTCCCCTCAGAGGTGGCGGCTAATGCCCTGAGGTTGAGCGTGGGCAGGAGAACGACCAAAGCAGATGTGGATGCAGTTGTGGAGGACTTGAGGGAAACTGTGCAACTGCTGGAAGAAATGGACTGA
- the scly gene encoding selenocysteine lyase isoform X2: protein MAEQSDDITSVKGHTFTGHTFHLYSEMSLDWIYMDYNATTPLEPEVIQAISEALQDAWGNPSSNYIAGAKAKAIINESRENVARMVGGKAEDIIFTSGGTEANNLVIHTAVEHFRRNCRASEQGEGHQNGSNGLPHIITSNVEHDSVKLAAERLQRDGKADVTYVPVSKGTARVDVEDVIAAVRPNTCLISIMLANNETGVIMPVQEICQRIKLLNKQHERLRILLHTDAAQALGKVRVDACELGVDYLTIVGHKFYAPRIGALYVKGPGTRTPLYPMLFGGGQERNFRPGTENTPMIAGLGKAAELVTSNLSDYESHMRSTKLYLEEQLKAVFKDRIHFNSHYPGSDILPNTCNVSILGPTLQGWRVLSHCTRLLASVGAACHSNSGDRPSHILLSCGVPSEVAANALRLSVGRRTTKADVDAVVEDLRETVQLLEEMD from the exons ATGGCTGAACAATCTGATGACATCACCTCGGTAAAGGGTCACACCTTCACTGGCCATACCTTTCATCTTTATTCAGAAATGAGTCTGGACTG GATCTACATGGACTACAATGCCACTACTCCGCTGGAACCAGAAGTGATCCAGGCCATTTCGGAAGCCCTCCAGGATGCCTGGGGAAACCCGAGTAGCAATTATATAGCAG GCGCTAAAGCCAAGGCAATTATTAATGAGTCCAGAGAGAATGTGGCAAGAATGGTTGGAGGTAAAGCAGAAGACATCATTTTCACGTCAGGTGGAACAGAG GCCAATAACCTGGTGATCCATACTGCTGTAGAGCACTTCAGGAGAAACTGCAGGGCTTCAGAGCAAGGTGAAGGGCACCAGAATGGAAGCAATGGCCTTCCTCACATAATCACGTCTAACGTGGAACATGACTCGGTCAAACTGGCAGCTGAGCGCCTACAGAGAGATGGCAAGGCCG ATGTGACGTACGTCCCTGTGTCTAAGGGGACAGCACGTGTGGATGTGGAGGATGTCATTGCTGCGGTGCGTCCCAACACGTGTCTCATCTCTATTATGCTGGCCAACAATGAGACAGGAGTCATCATG CCAGTCCAAGAGATCTGCCAGAGGATAAAATTGCTCAACAAGCAGCATGAGCGGCTCAGGATCCTACTCCACACTGATGCTGCTCAGGCTCTGGGGAAAGTCCGAGTAGATGCCTGTGAACTGGGAGTGGATTACCTTACCATAGTGGGACACAAG TTCTATGCCCCTCGGATTGGTGCTTTGTACGTGAAAGGCCCTGGAACGAGAACGCCATTGTATCCGATGCTCTTTGGAGGAGGACAGGAAAGAAACTTCAGACCGGG CACAGAAAACACTCCAATGATTGCAGGTCTGGGAAAG GCTGCAGAACTGGTGACGTCTAATCTGTCAGATTATGAGAGTCACATGAGAAGTACCAAACTTTACTTGGAGGAACAACTGAAG GCCGTCTTTAAAGACAGGATCCACTTCAACAGCCATTACCCCGGCTCTGATATCCTCCCTAACACATGTAACGTGTCCATCCTGGGCCCAACATTACAAG gctGGAGGGTATTGTCCCACTGTACGAGGCTGTTGGCCAGTGTCGGTGCCGCCTGCCACTCAAACAGTGGAGACAG GCCTTCCCATATCCTTCTGAGCTGTGGCGTCCCCTCAGAGGTGGCGGCTAATGCCCTGAGGTTGAGCGTGGGCAGGAGAACGACCAAAGCAGATGTGGATGCAGTTGTGGAGGACTTGAGGGAAACTGTGCAACTGCTGGAAGAAATGGACTGA